The following are encoded together in the Poseidonibacter lekithochrous genome:
- a CDS encoding cbb3-type cytochrome c oxidase subunit I: MANNLKFESQKLAINYFTVAAILFGAQLLMGLIAATQFLYPSFLFEIFDFSVARMVHINALVVWMLYAMIGSVYYLLPEETGIETVGIKFGKIAFYILTAAVTVVVLVYIIVQVGPAAESTIWLINEGREYIEAPRWADIGIVVVVLVFVFNLFATAMKGNQTGVITVLMADVLALAGLYLAGMFFTDNISMDQYWWWWVIHLWVEATWEVFVGCLAAYGLMKMIGARREVVEMWLWIEVSMLFGSGILGMGHHYFWIGTPEYWWEIGALFSALEPVPLVAMFVHVIYDWGKETGLKEGEKVEKTMNNSPAFAWFVANAFGNFLGAGIWGFFHTFPQVNIYTHGTQFTSAHGHLAFFGAYATILIGMFYMGVQGKNGIKVMKATFDSKMAITLLCIGVMGMTVSLTVAGYGQVLVERAQMGATWEAYFVSQDMVWFVQGLGWRLATGIVTLIGFVYLVKDLLTTSKKSIHER, encoded by the coding sequence ATGGCAAATAATTTAAAATTTGAATCTCAAAAATTAGCTATTAACTACTTTACAGTAGCAGCTATTTTATTCGGTGCACAATTATTAATGGGTCTTATTGCGGCAACTCAATTCTTATACCCAAGCTTCCTTTTTGAAATCTTCGATTTCTCAGTAGCAAGAATGGTACATATTAATGCCTTAGTTGTATGGATGTTATATGCAATGATCGGTTCTGTTTACTACTTACTACCTGAAGAAACTGGTATTGAGACTGTAGGTATCAAATTTGGTAAGATTGCTTTCTATATATTAACTGCTGCTGTTACAGTTGTTGTTTTAGTATATATTATCGTACAAGTTGGACCTGCTGCTGAATCTACTATTTGGTTAATTAACGAAGGTAGAGAATATATTGAAGCTCCAAGATGGGCTGATATTGGTATTGTTGTTGTAGTACTTGTATTTGTATTTAACCTTTTTGCTACGGCAATGAAAGGTAATCAAACTGGTGTTATAACTGTTCTTATGGCAGATGTTCTTGCTCTTGCAGGTTTATACCTTGCTGGTATGTTCTTCACAGATAATATTTCTATGGATCAATACTGGTGGTGGTGGGTAATTCACTTATGGGTTGAAGCTACATGGGAAGTATTCGTTGGTTGTTTAGCAGCATACGGATTAATGAAAATGATTGGTGCTAGAAGAGAAGTAGTTGAAATGTGGCTATGGATTGAAGTATCAATGTTATTTGGATCTGGTATCTTAGGTATGGGTCACCATTACTTCTGGATCGGTACTCCTGAGTACTGGTGGGAAATCGGTGCTTTATTCTCTGCATTAGAACCTGTTCCATTAGTAGCAATGTTCGTACACGTTATTTATGACTGGGGAAAAGAAACTGGTCTTAAAGAAGGTGAAAAAGTAGAAAAAACAATGAACAACTCACCAGCGTTTGCTTGGTTCGTTGCAAATGCGTTTGGTAACTTCTTAGGTGCAGGTATTTGGGGATTCTTCCATACTTTCCCTCAAGTAAATATCTATACACATGGTACACAGTTCACTTCAGCTCACGGTCACTTAGCGTTCTTTGGGGCTTATGCAACTATCTTAATTGGTATGTTCTATATGGGTGTTCAAGGGAAAAATGGTATCAAAGTTATGAAAGCAACGTTTGATTCTAAAATGGCAATTACATTATTATGTATTGGTGTTATGGGTATGACTGTTTCATTAACTGTTGCAGGATACGGACAAGTTCTTGTTGAACGTGCACAAATGGGTGCAACTTGGGAAGCATACTTTGTATCTCAAGATATGGTTTGGTTCGTTCAAGGTCTTGGATGGAGATTAGCAACTGGTATCGTTACATTAATTGGTTTTGTATATTTAGTTAAAGATTTATTAACTACTTCTAAAAAATCAATACACGAAAGATAA
- a CDS encoding c-type cytochrome yields the protein MSIFYRTTLLLVFSLSLSNASNISGEKVFTDYCWGCHHQTSVAFGPSFEEIANKRTIGEIQGHIIAPKSTYKQLGHKRSVMPSFKDKLSQDELTAITKFIMSYKSKKDK from the coding sequence ATGAGTATTTTCTATAGAACAACTCTGTTATTAGTATTTTCTCTCTCTTTATCAAATGCCTCAAATATAAGTGGGGAAAAAGTATTTACTGATTATTGTTGGGGATGTCATCACCAAACTTCTGTTGCGTTTGGACCATCATTTGAAGAAATTGCTAATAAGCGAACAATCGGGGAAATCCAAGGGCATATTATTGCTCCAAAATCTACATATAAACAACTAGGTCATAAAAGATCTGTAATGCCAAGTTTTAAAGATAAATTATCTCAAGATGAATTAACTGCAATTACTAAATTTATTATGTCTTATAAATCTAAAAAGGATAAATAA
- a CDS encoding response regulator transcription factor, producing the protein MGKEEFKNIKILYVEDDENIRKNAISYFQRLFDTVYEAKDAFNAWEIIKEEKPHIIITDIKMPKMSGLELVKKIRQFDEKVQIIILTAFTDTRYLLEAVELGLVKYLVKPIRHDKMLPVLLQCSNNLKEKKSNIKYLTDTCLFDTFNKTLVNDNKIIKLTKNELDFLELLCVNNNRVVTYVEIENKIWYDSVMSDDAIRSLVRNLRRKLPKDTLNNIARVGYKISSL; encoded by the coding sequence ATGGGAAAAGAAGAATTTAAAAATATTAAAATACTATATGTTGAAGATGATGAAAATATACGAAAGAACGCAATTAGCTATTTTCAAAGATTATTTGATACTGTTTATGAAGCTAAAGATGCATTTAATGCATGGGAAATTATAAAAGAAGAAAAACCACATATTATAATTACAGATATAAAGATGCCAAAAATGTCGGGATTAGAGCTTGTAAAAAAGATAAGACAATTTGATGAGAAGGTACAAATAATCATACTTACTGCTTTTACGGATACTAGATACCTTTTAGAAGCTGTAGAGTTAGGTTTAGTAAAATACTTAGTAAAACCAATACGTCATGATAAAATGCTTCCTGTATTACTTCAATGCTCTAATAATCTTAAAGAAAAAAAATCAAATATAAAATACCTTACAGATACTTGTCTTTTTGATACCTTTAATAAAACACTAGTAAATGACAATAAGATAATAAAACTTACTAAAAACGAATTAGATTTTCTAGAACTTTTATGTGTGAATAACAATAGAGTAGTTACTTATGTAGAGATTGAAAATAAAATATGGTATGACTCTGTTATGAGTGATGATGCTATAAGATCTTTAGTTAGAAACTTAAGACGAAAACTTCCAAAGGATACACTAAACAATATAGCAAGAGTTGGTTATAAGATTAGTAGTTTATAA
- a CDS encoding DUF255 domain-containing protein — protein MHKILLILIILYSSLLSENIKWHSSYAKALSIAHKEQKNLMIFIASSKTKTSNIILGKYFKNEKYNKFLNENFVNVLITVEYKTSYPIELFYTNVFPSIFFASYKDESFLTHPIYGLKNQEDFLNTLYSLGYK, from the coding sequence ATGCATAAAATACTTCTAATACTAATCATACTTTATTCATCACTCTTATCTGAAAATATAAAATGGCATAGTTCATATGCAAAAGCTTTAAGTATTGCACATAAAGAACAAAAGAATCTTATGATTTTTATAGCTTCTAGTAAAACTAAAACATCAAATATTATATTAGGAAAGTATTTTAAAAATGAAAAGTATAATAAGTTTTTAAATGAGAATTTTGTTAATGTATTAATTACAGTAGAGTATAAAACTTCTTATCCAATTGAACTGTTTTATACAAATGTATTTCCAAGTATATTTTTTGCATCATATAAAGATGAGTCTTTTCTAACTCACCCTATTTATGGTTTAAAAAATCAAGAAGATTTTTTAAACACTTTATATTCTTTAGGCTATAAATAA
- a CDS encoding TonB-dependent siderophore receptor translates to MNGKKILSLSLFTAMLLQVNLVADDIKKSESLGNVDVVSTNLEKTGSYTVESMGSSTKLDLSIRHTPQSVSVFTAQELEDKGITSYQSLLAHVTGVSLDKWDERLKASARGFDLDYYKVDGMPSYSTHNERDIDLSTFERVEIVRGANGLTTGAGNPGISINLVRKRATSKELKGELNAKVSSWNAYGLSADVGSKLNESGSVRARVILKHEDEDSYMDGYEKTNNLFYGVVDADLSDSTTISLGASYQKLDRTGTRWGGLPAFDTSNNRIDLDRSKIGSEDWTKWNSEIKSVFANLDQTLFNDVTLNAAYSHTQINDEMALLYVAGKLNTTDGSGLSALSFEADREIKEDNFDLSVNIPFEVANLTQEVVVGGSFNRSKTKKYEGRYVGGNRNYRTITNFYNINLPLTAPSSADTPYSVKPEQTEQKAIYLANKLSLSEKLKLIIGARLSAWEYSSTDSAKATRKFDNQLTPYLGLVYDLDENHSVYTSYTSIFNPQNKQDVSGKYLDPIEGNSYEVGVKGEYFEGALNTSLSLFRIEQDKVGEKDGSKKVSTNPKDDAYKSAEGVTSKGFEIDVAGKITDNLSMNFGIANFYAQDAKGKQFNTQASRTTANVFTRYRMKDLTLGGGLQYKSKFHTGDDTSRIEQKAYTIANAMAGYSINKNTNLQLNISNLFDKKYYEGIGGNGMTYGDPRKITATLKYTF, encoded by the coding sequence ATGAATGGAAAAAAGATTTTAAGTTTATCGTTATTTACTGCAATGTTATTGCAAGTAAATTTAGTTGCAGATGATATTAAAAAAAGTGAATCATTAGGAAATGTTGATGTAGTTTCTACTAATTTAGAAAAAACTGGTTCATATACTGTTGAATCAATGGGTTCTTCAACAAAATTAGATTTATCAATTAGACATACTCCTCAATCGGTTTCAGTATTTACAGCACAAGAGTTAGAAGATAAGGGTATTACATCTTATCAAAGTTTACTTGCTCATGTAACAGGTGTATCATTAGATAAATGGGATGAGAGACTAAAAGCTAGTGCTAGAGGATTTGACTTAGATTATTATAAAGTTGATGGTATGCCTTCATATAGTACTCATAATGAAAGAGATATTGATTTATCTACTTTTGAAAGAGTTGAGATTGTAAGAGGAGCAAATGGTTTAACAACTGGTGCTGGTAATCCGGGTATTAGTATAAACCTAGTTAGAAAAAGAGCAACTAGTAAGGAATTAAAAGGTGAATTAAATGCTAAGGTTAGTTCTTGGAATGCTTATGGTTTAAGTGCTGATGTTGGTTCAAAATTAAATGAAAGTGGAAGTGTAAGAGCAAGAGTTATTCTTAAACATGAAGATGAAGACTCTTATATGGATGGATACGAAAAAACGAATAATTTATTTTATGGGGTAGTTGATGCTGATTTAAGTGATAGTACAACTATCTCACTTGGTGCTTCATATCAAAAACTTGATAGAACTGGAACTAGATGGGGTGGATTACCTGCTTTTGATACTAGTAATAATAGAATTGATTTAGATAGATCAAAAATTGGTTCAGAAGATTGGACTAAATGGAATAGTGAAATAAAATCTGTTTTTGCAAACCTAGATCAAACTCTTTTTAATGATGTAACTTTAAATGCTGCATATTCACATACACAAATAAATGATGAAATGGCTCTATTATATGTAGCTGGTAAATTAAATACTACAGATGGAAGTGGATTAAGTGCATTATCTTTTGAAGCAGATAGAGAAATAAAAGAAGATAACTTTGATTTAAGTGTAAATATACCATTTGAAGTAGCAAATTTAACTCAAGAAGTTGTAGTTGGTGGTTCTTTTAATAGGTCTAAAACAAAGAAATATGAAGGAAGATATGTTGGTGGAAATCGTAACTATAGAACAATTACAAATTTTTATAATATAAATTTACCATTGACAGCTCCATCTTCTGCGGATACTCCTTATAGTGTTAAACCAGAACAAACGGAACAAAAAGCTATTTATCTAGCAAATAAATTATCATTAAGTGAAAAATTAAAACTTATTATAGGAGCTAGGTTATCAGCTTGGGAATATTCAAGTACAGATTCTGCAAAAGCTACAAGAAAGTTTGATAATCAATTAACACCATATCTTGGTTTAGTATATGATCTTGATGAAAATCACTCTGTATATACAAGTTATACAAGTATTTTCAATCCTCAAAATAAACAAGATGTATCTGGAAAATATTTAGACCCAATAGAAGGTAATAGTTACGAAGTAGGTGTTAAGGGTGAATATTTTGAAGGTGCTTTAAATACATCTTTATCTCTATTTAGAATTGAACAAGATAAAGTAGGTGAAAAAGATGGAAGTAAAAAAGTTTCAACGAATCCTAAGGATGATGCTTATAAATCAGCTGAAGGTGTTACAAGTAAAGGATTTGAAATTGATGTTGCTGGTAAAATCACTGATAATTTAAGTATGAACTTTGGTATTGCAAACTTCTATGCACAAGATGCAAAGGGAAAACAGTTTAATACTCAAGCATCAAGAACAACTGCTAATGTATTTACAAGATATAGAATGAAAGATTTAACACTTGGTGGTGGATTACAATATAAAAGTAAATTCCATACAGGTGATGACACATCTAGAATTGAGCAAAAAGCTTATACTATTGCAAATGCAATGGCTGGATATAGTATAAATAAAAATACAAACTTACAATTAAATATAAGTAACCTTTTTGATAAGAAATATTATGAAGGTATTGGGGGTAATGGTATGACTTATGGGGATCCAAGAAAAATTACTGCAACTTTAAAATACACATTTTAA
- a CDS encoding nitrite reductase, with amino-acid sequence MKMGKVLSLAACSVLTAGSLYAGTSNMDFPEVYEKECQGCHGPIHQGGVGSDLRPKALKKMERHVLRDAILAGVSNTAMPQWDHMFSKDDADGMVDWLMDWKDNTNYKLDFDQIHGTWTKLADREALAKKYPKAVDTKSVLDITFATERDASLVDFIDSTNGKVLSRHKAGFAVHVTVTNKKNPRYAYSISRSGRLTMFDIAAPGQPALASVQVGFESRGLAVSPDGKYVIAGNYTPGGAVLVDAMTLEPLKAYDTSAVINMQGQIEASRVASLADTPYGPYFAMALKDAGRVYIIDYSKPDFPIVGDVPNIGEVLHDAFLNEDEGKDFGRYYMIASQGSDVMGIVDYKEKNLAAKVYTGKKSKPHPGQGSSWYNKKMGKQLHATVTMNQGSVVVWDSSWEIVKKIKTSGGGLFIGTAHDTPYLWADTVLGKPATYNEVYLINKETLETDKIVKVGKKEGQLIDAKTKKVLQTWDATQYKTVTFPESKPKIGRDKVVEYTSKLGDKVKNPVQPRLLHAEPANHGKWTMISEWTTGRIGIYDSVSGKFIKYINNLTTPTFTYSVEHRQHIPGA; translated from the coding sequence ATGAAAATGGGAAAAGTTTTAAGTTTAGCAGCGTGTTCAGTATTAACAGCAGGTTCTTTATATGCAGGTACATCAAATATGGATTTTCCAGAAGTATATGAAAAAGAGTGTCAAGGATGTCATGGACCAATTCACCAAGGTGGAGTTGGATCAGATTTAAGACCAAAAGCTTTAAAGAAAATGGAAAGACATGTACTAAGAGATGCTATCTTAGCTGGTGTTTCTAATACAGCAATGCCTCAATGGGATCACATGTTCTCAAAAGATGATGCAGATGGTATGGTTGACTGGTTAATGGACTGGAAAGATAATACAAACTACAAGTTAGACTTTGATCAAATCCATGGAACTTGGACTAAATTAGCAGACAGAGAAGCTCTTGCTAAGAAATATCCAAAAGCTGTAGATACAAAATCTGTTTTAGATATTACATTCGCAACTGAAAGAGATGCATCACTAGTTGACTTCATCGATTCAACAAACGGAAAAGTATTATCAAGACATAAAGCAGGTTTCGCAGTACACGTAACTGTAACAAATAAGAAAAATCCTAGATATGCTTACTCTATCTCTAGATCAGGTAGATTAACAATGTTTGATATTGCAGCACCAGGTCAACCTGCGTTAGCTTCAGTACAAGTAGGATTTGAATCTAGAGGACTTGCAGTATCTCCAGATGGTAAATATGTAATTGCTGGTAACTACACTCCAGGTGGAGCAGTATTAGTTGACGCTATGACATTAGAGCCATTAAAAGCGTATGATACTTCAGCCGTAATTAACATGCAAGGTCAAATTGAAGCTTCAAGAGTTGCATCTTTAGCTGATACACCTTATGGTCCTTACTTTGCAATGGCATTAAAAGATGCTGGTAGAGTATACATTATTGATTACTCTAAACCTGATTTCCCAATTGTTGGAGATGTTCCAAATATTGGTGAAGTACTTCATGATGCATTCTTAAATGAAGATGAAGGTAAAGATTTCGGTAGATACTATATGATTGCTTCACAAGGTAGTGATGTAATGGGTATCGTTGATTACAAAGAGAAAAATTTAGCAGCAAAAGTTTATACAGGTAAAAAATCTAAGCCACATCCAGGTCAAGGTTCTTCTTGGTATAACAAAAAAATGGGTAAACAGCTACATGCAACAGTTACTATGAACCAAGGTTCTGTAGTAGTTTGGGATTCAAGCTGGGAAATTGTTAAGAAAATTAAAACTTCTGGTGGTGGATTATTCATCGGAACTGCACATGATACACCATACTTATGGGCAGATACAGTACTTGGGAAACCAGCTACTTATAATGAAGTTTACTTAATTAACAAAGAAACTCTAGAAACTGATAAAATTGTAAAAGTTGGTAAGAAAGAAGGTCAATTAATTGACGCTAAAACTAAAAAAGTATTACAAACTTGGGATGCTACTCAGTACAAAACTGTAACATTCCCAGAATCTAAACCAAAAATTGGTAGAGATAAAGTTGTTGAATATACTTCTAAGTTAGGTGATAAAGTTAAAAATCCTGTTCAACCAAGATTATTACATGCAGAGCCAGCAAATCACGGTAAATGGACTATGATTTCTGAGTGGACTACTGGAAGAATTGGTATTTACGATTCTGTAAGTGGTAAATTTATTAAATATATTAATAACTTAACTACTCCAACATTCACATACTCTGTTGAACACAGACAACACATTCCTGGTGCTTAA
- a CDS encoding sensor histidine kinase, translating to MRLLLLLIFFYSFINAGTIKRELYLDILLSQNNQEFKSYRSFDLENDLFKTATIKLNINKKILEDRTYYVKVTCDVNKLIYSNIAYEVNFDTIIFKLDKNTASSINLKFEYEEAKNLNFRLFTLNEFEYKNIVKYEGVLFGIAYGIIFCAFLYNFVIFLYTLQRSFFYYSLMQISLLFVLFYITMLSNQTFISDIQQIIIDFFETLCMLLTILFSKEILNTRKSMKQMNKLLNFLVYIHVVDLIAIFIFKESILYGFMPRSIIVFILVFSGVIALINGQKTAIFYFLGWMVLFISLFISEYELVGIDMLYIVHIGFPLESLILSFALGYKLKQTVDEKKEKEKILVHQSKLASMGEMINNIAHQWRQPLSHLSFINMDLQMAQEDNDLKEKYLLDKLNESNNQIDFMSATIDNFKNFYQPRKEKEFFYVSAAIQSAIDIIKPSLDFSNININFRIEEDKKIKAYENEYSQVILNFLTNAKDVLLSRKIENPKIEVKLELENNRTVLSVNDNAGGIKNEIIDKIFEPYFTTKDKSSGIGLYMSKTIVESHLKGNINVKNNSNGACFVVEV from the coding sequence ATGAGATTACTTTTATTACTTATTTTTTTCTACTCTTTTATAAATGCTGGAACTATAAAAAGAGAATTATATCTTGATATCTTATTATCTCAGAATAATCAAGAATTTAAATCTTATCGCTCTTTTGATTTAGAAAATGATTTATTTAAAACAGCTACTATTAAACTAAATATTAATAAAAAGATATTGGAAGATAGAACTTATTATGTGAAAGTAACATGTGATGTGAATAAGTTAATTTATTCAAATATTGCGTATGAAGTTAACTTTGACACAATCATTTTTAAACTAGATAAAAATACTGCTTCAAGTATTAATCTTAAATTTGAATATGAAGAAGCTAAGAACTTAAATTTTAGACTATTTACATTAAATGAGTTTGAATATAAAAATATTGTTAAGTATGAAGGTGTACTTTTTGGAATTGCTTATGGAATAATATTTTGTGCTTTTTTATATAACTTTGTGATTTTTCTTTATACTCTACAGAGGTCATTTTTTTATTACTCACTAATGCAAATATCTTTGCTCTTTGTTCTGTTTTACATAACTATGTTAAGTAATCAAACTTTTATATCTGATATTCAACAAATTATAATAGATTTCTTTGAAACCCTTTGTATGTTACTAACTATATTGTTCTCAAAAGAGATTTTAAATACACGAAAAAGTATGAAACAAATGAATAAACTATTAAACTTTCTAGTTTATATTCATGTTGTAGACCTGATTGCTATTTTTATATTTAAAGAATCAATTCTTTATGGTTTTATGCCAAGATCAATTATTGTATTTATTTTGGTATTCTCTGGGGTAATTGCTTTGATTAATGGACAAAAAACTGCAATATTCTACTTTTTAGGGTGGATGGTTTTATTTATTAGTCTATTTATTTCTGAATATGAATTAGTAGGAATTGATATGTTATATATTGTTCATATTGGTTTTCCTTTAGAGTCATTAATTTTAAGTTTTGCCCTTGGTTATAAACTAAAACAAACAGTTGATGAAAAAAAAGAGAAAGAAAAAATCTTAGTTCATCAAAGTAAATTAGCGTCAATGGGTGAGATGATAAATAATATAGCTCATCAATGGCGACAGCCTTTATCTCATCTTTCATTTATAAATATGGATCTTCAAATGGCACAAGAAGATAATGACTTAAAAGAAAAATATTTATTAGATAAACTAAATGAGTCAAATAATCAAATTGATTTTATGTCAGCAACCATTGATAATTTTAAGAACTTTTATCAACCAAGAAAAGAGAAAGAGTTTTTTTATGTAAGTGCTGCAATACAAAGTGCAATTGATATTATTAAACCATCTTTAGATTTTTCAAATATAAATATAAACTTTAGAATTGAAGAGGATAAGAAAATAAAAGCTTATGAAAATGAGTATTCCCAAGTGATTTTGAACTTTCTTACTAATGCAAAAGATGTATTATTATCAAGAAAAATAGAAAACCCAAAAATTGAAGTTAAATTAGAATTAGAGAATAATAGAACAGTATTGAGTGTTAATGATAATGCAGGTGGAATTAAAAATGAAATTATTGATAAAATATTTGAACCATATTTTACAACTAAAGATAAAAGTAGTGGAATAGGTCTTTATATGTCTAAAACCATAGTTGAATCACATTTAAAAGGTAATATAAATGTTAAAAATAACTCAAATGGTGCTTGTTTTGTTGTTGAGGTTTAG
- a CDS encoding tetratricopeptide repeat protein encodes MKKILFSITCASLLFANNYDLGLESYKKHEFKKAHEYFLKSADNGNSQAAHNLSIMYNNGEGVVKNNDESLSWLKKAVDSKNTNAMVQLANNYMQGFLVQKDYKRAVALYTESALLGNSEASYILGYMNTVGLALPMNNKEAISWYEKSSDLGNTKAQINLGFMYLSAQGVKKDLEKAAFYIKKAKDNGNMKAQSLWDEFKLEEYIKE; translated from the coding sequence ATGAAAAAGATATTATTTTCAATAACTTGTGCTTCATTATTATTTGCTAATAATTATGATTTAGGACTAGAGTCTTATAAAAAACATGAGTTCAAAAAAGCACATGAATACTTCTTGAAGAGTGCGGATAATGGGAACTCACAAGCAGCTCATAATTTATCAATAATGTATAATAATGGGGAAGGGGTTGTCAAGAATAATGATGAATCTCTTAGCTGGCTTAAAAAAGCAGTTGATTCAAAAAATACTAATGCAATGGTACAATTAGCCAATAACTATATGCAAGGTTTTTTAGTGCAAAAAGATTATAAAAGAGCAGTTGCTTTATATACTGAATCTGCTTTATTAGGTAACTCAGAAGCCTCATATATTTTAGGTTATATGAATACTGTTGGTTTAGCATTACCTATGAATAATAAAGAAGCAATATCTTGGTATGAAAAGTCTTCGGATTTAGGAAATACTAAAGCTCAAATCAATTTAGGTTTTATGTATCTTTCAGCACAAGGTGTAAAAAAAGATTTAGAAAAAGCAGCTTTTTATATTAAAAAAGCAAAAGACAATGGCAATATGAAAGCCCAATCTTTATGGGACGAATTTAAACTAGAAGAATATATAAAGGAATAA
- a CDS encoding radical SAM/SPASM domain-containing protein — protein MFRLSNLIKSTLEDQKSRTLNGSIMIWNFTNRCNLLCHHCYSKADANEKDTLTYEEIEATISRLKAGGVNFVIFSGGEPLLRKDIFDIAECMKKHNIITYLSTNGIYVAPKNVDRIIDTFNYIGISIDGIEEIHDQFRGQKGSYQKSIDAIKLIQAHGGNAGIRFTITKETEESFYKMFDLVEELNVDKLYLSHLVYSGRGKENLDIDISKEKRREFVDYIINKAFEYYKDGKNIDLVTGNMEMDAIMLLERFKKDYPQKVELLEQKLKAWGGNSAGNRLGNMDWAGNVKPDPFFPFTIGNYLETPFDQIWKSQENEILNKLRQSPRQIKGKCASCDYIDICNGGSRARAYAITGDLWQEDPSCYLTNEEMRR, from the coding sequence ATGTTTAGATTATCTAACTTAATAAAATCTACATTAGAAGATCAAAAATCAAGAACTCTAAATGGTTCAATTATGATTTGGAATTTTACAAATCGCTGTAATTTATTGTGTCACCACTGTTATAGTAAAGCTGATGCAAATGAAAAAGACACATTAACTTATGAAGAGATTGAAGCTACTATTTCAAGACTTAAAGCTGGTGGAGTTAACTTTGTAATTTTCTCAGGAGGAGAACCTCTTTTAAGAAAAGATATTTTTGATATTGCTGAGTGTATGAAAAAACATAATATCATCACGTATCTTTCTACAAATGGTATTTATGTTGCGCCAAAGAATGTTGATAGGATTATTGATACATTTAATTATATTGGAATTTCAATTGATGGTATTGAAGAAATTCATGATCAATTTAGAGGACAAAAAGGTTCTTATCAAAAATCAATTGATGCAATTAAACTTATTCAAGCTCATGGTGGAAATGCAGGAATTAGATTTACAATTACTAAAGAGACTGAAGAGAGTTTTTATAAGATGTTTGATTTAGTTGAAGAGCTAAATGTTGATAAATTATATCTATCTCATCTTGTTTATTCTGGACGTGGAAAAGAGAATCTAGATATTGATATTTCAAAAGAGAAAAGAAGAGAGTTTGTTGATTATATAATCAATAAAGCCTTTGAATATTACAAAGATGGTAAAAATATTGACCTAGTTACAGGAAATATGGAAATGGATGCCATTATGTTACTTGAAAGATTCAAAAAAGATTACCCTCAAAAAGTAGAACTATTAGAGCAAAAACTTAAAGCTTGGGGTGGTAACTCAGCTGGAAATAGACTTGGAAATATGGATTGGGCAGGAAATGTAAAACCAGATCCTTTCTTCCCATTTACTATAGGAAATTATCTTGAAACTCCTTTTGATCAAATCTGGAAATCTCAAGAAAATGAAATATTAAATAAATTAAGACAATCACCTAGACAAATCAAAGGTAAATGTGCATCATGTGATTACATTGATATTTGTAATGGTGGTTCAAGAGCTAGAGCATATGCAATTACTGGTGACTTATGGCAAGAAGATCCTTCTTGTTATTTAACAAATGAAGAGATGAGGAGATAA
- a CDS encoding c-type cytochrome: MSKKVVSVWTSIPFWRRSAAWVTGFAAILLIWLTFDSLGQIKMGTDADLKNGITKRVPGPTVINYKITYEMDKRRGHEVPVIGEKEEFFGRDDWSEEEARELLHLGKLGSQAKNCMNCHTLLGNGAYYAPDLTKAWLDPAWGPNGPYLGMTNSKTKEEAMSKFLQHPSQYPTHERMMPNLGITEKEAMGLVAFLKHMSSIDTNGFPRNFGRMSTDGVTGAIHGK, from the coding sequence GTGTCAAAAAAAGTTGTTTCAGTATGGACGAGTATTCCTTTTTGGAGAAGATCAGCTGCGTGGGTAACTGGTTTTGCTGCAATTTTATTAATTTGGTTAACGTTTGATTCGTTAGGTCAAATTAAGATGGGAACAGATGCCGATCTTAAAAATGGTATTACTAAAAGAGTACCAGGTCCAACAGTAATTAATTATAAGATTACTTACGAAATGGATAAAAGAAGAGGTCATGAGGTGCCAGTTATTGGTGAAAAAGAAGAATTCTTTGGTAGAGATGATTGGTCAGAAGAAGAAGCAAGAGAGTTATTACACTTAGGTAAACTAGGTTCTCAAGCTAAAAACTGTATGAACTGTCACACGTTACTTGGAAATGGTGCTTATTATGCTCCAGATTTAACTAAAGCATGGTTAGATCCAGCATGGGGACCAAATGGGCCATACTTAGGTATGACTAATTCTAAAACAAAAGAAGAGGCAATGTCTAAGTTTTTACAACACCCTTCTCAGTATCCTACTCATGAAAGAATGATGCCTAATTTAGGTATTACAGAGAAAGAAGCAATGGGATTAGTTGCATTCTTAAAACACATGTCATCTATTGATACTAATGGTTTCCCAAGAAACTTCGGAAGAATGTCAACTGATGGTGTAACAGGAGCAATTCATGGCAAATAA